One stretch of Patescibacteria group bacterium DNA includes these proteins:
- a CDS encoding ATP-binding protein: MLSGIGFMRSFIDEQVAAIQEAVGDGLAINALSGGVDSSVVTMLGHRALGSRLKTYFIDSGLMRQEESHQIVGIFRKLGVMVEIINAKDIFLRNLAGVIDPEEKREAVRQSFYRDVFGPLVKKSQARVLLHGTNLTDVEETVAGIKRQHNIFAQLGIDPEETFGYKIFEPLVQLRKDGIRLLATGLGLPDEIVNRQPFPGPGLATRIKGEVTEEKLEIVRQATVIVEGLLAPFNPFQTMTILNEDRVTGVVDGKRQFGLQIEVRAWRSIDARTAEPLIPPKEVLLDLGRRIPAEAPGVVSAVYQISPKPPCTMEAY, translated from the coding sequence ATGTTAAGCGGCATTGGATTTATGCGAAGCTTTATTGACGAGCAGGTAGCGGCAATCCAGGAAGCGGTCGGAGACGGTTTGGCTATAAACGCCTTATCCGGCGGCGTGGATTCTTCAGTCGTAACCATGCTTGGGCACAGAGCTCTTGGTTCCCGCTTAAAAACGTATTTTATTGACTCCGGCTTAATGCGCCAGGAAGAATCGCACCAGATAGTCGGTATCTTCCGCAAGTTGGGCGTGATGGTGGAAATCATAAACGCCAAAGATATATTTTTGCGGAATCTGGCCGGTGTGATTGATCCGGAAGAAAAGCGGGAGGCTGTCAGGCAGTCTTTTTACCGCGATGTCTTCGGTCCGCTGGTTAAAAAGAGCCAGGCCCGGGTTCTTCTTCACGGCACCAATTTAACAGACGTGGAAGAAACCGTGGCCGGCATTAAGCGCCAGCATAATATTTTCGCGCAACTGGGCATTGATCCGGAAGAAACTTTCGGCTACAAGATTTTTGAACCCCTGGTCCAGCTGCGCAAAGACGGTATTCGGCTGTTGGCTACAGGATTGGGCTTGCCCGATGAAATCGTTAACCGCCAGCCCTTTCCCGGACCCGGTCTGGCTACCCGGATTAAGGGAGAAGTAACGGAAGAAAAACTGGAGATTGTCCGGCAAGCCACGGTAATTGTTGAGGGGCTTCTTGCTCCTTTTAATCCTTTCCAGACTATGACGATTTTGAACGAGGACAGGGTAACCGGCGTTGTGGATGGCAAGCGCCAGTTCGGACTGCAGATTGAAGTAAGGGCCTGGAGAAGCATTGATGCCCGGACAGCCGAACCATTAATACCCCCGAAGGAGGTTTTGCTTGACCTGGGCAGGCGCATTCCGGCTGAAGCGCCGGGCGTAGTCAGCGCGGTTTATCAGATTTCGCCCAAGCCGCCCTGCACCATGGAAGCTTACTGA